One stretch of Pyrenophora tritici-repentis strain M4 chromosome 4, whole genome shotgun sequence DNA includes these proteins:
- a CDS encoding FabG, Dehydrogenase with different specificities (related to short-chain alcohol dehydrogenase) codes for MATRPPHTRTASTNLGGSGQRILEGRTAIVTGASRGIGVEVARNLASKGCNVVINYTSDSSTQTAQDLASELEAEYGVKAISVQASMGSENGPKHLVEVTKNNFQHPKTGKFQLDIIINNAGVAGNNYVENVDCEDFARQYNINVRGPLLLVQAAHPYLPNDRSGRIINLSSVSSSLGYKGQSIYGGTKAALESMTRTWSRELAERCTVNAINPGPVATDMYWSNDDAFIAQNKPFIENTPLAAPRKGIDPDRIYEASQNAGGRPGYSEEVAGVVGMLCLPEAGWTTGSVICANGGMKFSF; via the exons ATGGCTACCAGACCACCTCACACCCGCACCGCCTCTACTAACCTCGGTGGCTCTGGTCAGCGCATCCTCGAGGGACGGACGGCCATTGTAACTGGAGCCTCTAGAG GGATCGGTGTTGAGGTTGCCCGCAACTTGGCCAGCAAAGGCTGCAATGTCGTCATCAACTACACGTCCGACTCGTCTACCCAAACCGCCCAAGACCTCGCCTCCGAGCTCGAAGCTGAATATGGAGTCAAGGCTATCAGCGTGCAAGCGAGCATGGGATCGGAGAATGGACCAAAACATCTGGTGGAAGTGACCAAGAACAACTTCCAACACCCCAAGACGGGCAAGTTCCAGCTGGACATCATCATCAACAATGCTGGTGTGGCGGGGAACAACTATGTTGAAAATGTCGACTGCGAGGACTTCGCGAGACAATACAACATCAACGTGCGAGGACCACTGCTGCTTGTGCAAGCCGCTCACCCATATCTGCCAAATGACCGCTCCGGACGAATCATCAACCTCTCCTCTGTCAGCTCCTCGCTCGGATACAAGGGCCAATCCATCTACGGCGGAACCAAGGCGGCGCTTGAAAGTATGACCCGTACTTGGTCTCGCGAGCTTGCGGAGCGATGCACTGTCAATGCAATCAACCCCGGCCCCGTCGCAACTGATATGTACTGGAGTAACGACGACGCTTTCATTGCCCAGAACAAGCCTTTCATCGAGAACACTCCGCTTGCGGCGCCAAGAAAGGGCATTGACCCAGACAGGATCTACGAGGCTTCGCAGAATGCTGGAGGACGACCAGGCTACAGCGAGGAGGTTGCAGGCGTTGTCGGCATGCTTTGCTTGCCCGAAGCTGGATGGACCACGGGCAGCGTCATTTGCGCAAACGGTGGTATGAAGTTCAGCTTCTAG
- a CDS encoding GTPase, with protein sequence MAHQPSAVMGMTGAGKSTFIEYCTKPPERLSDDGLFSCTSRVSIHTTVIQGRTVHLLDTPGFNDSRQSDGEVLQELAFWLTAAYERDIKLSGIVYLHCITNIRLQGTAARALEAFKKMCGKEAYKGVVLATTMWNMVPVKDIAKAGIRHKEFYEKIRHDVIQEGGRLVRLSAGEMDAMKILHHIVQKDQRFTLAFQRELVDEGRLIYETEAGNVLFDHLNERFQSLQTMTDEAHTRMDAIVNTGRLEALDQLSDAASVMAGDMRLVDEEIKRTKVAFGDIQKTWEDIIHRDDEGLVLTAQRLERQLALESSRNEDDESAATASEERPTSSLSEASGNTVNSTCSSCTSQESMKLRLQELNRERRALAIRMGQRLSGRYTAHSRGTTTIGVIGTTLAAGQLIAALACVVM encoded by the exons ATGGCTCACCAGCCATCAG CGGTTATGGGAATGACTGGTGCTGGAAAGTCAACCTTCATTGAGTACTGCACCAAACCACCAGAGCGCCTTTCAGATGATGGATTATTCTCTT GCACCAGTCGCGTATCGATTCATACCACTGTGATCCAAGGTCGTACTGTCCACCTGTTGGACACACCTGGGTTCAATGATAGTCGGCAGTCTGATGGCGAAGTATTACAGGAATTAGCATTCTGGTTGACAGCTGCCTATGAAAGGGACATCAAACTTAGCGGCATCGTCTATCTTCATTGTATCACAAACATTCGTCTCCAGGGCACCGCCGCGCGAGCTTTAGAAGCTTTCAAGAAAATGTGTGGCAAGGAAGCATACAAAGGGGTGGTCCTCGCAACAACCATGTGGAACATGGTTCCCGTGAAAGATATCGCCAAAGCCGGAATAAGACATAAGGAGTTTTACGAAAAGATTCGCCATGATGTTATCCAGGAAGGTGGTAGACTAGTCAGACTATCAGCTGGCGAGATGGACGCAATGAAGATACTCCATCATATTGTACAAAAGGACCAAAGGTTCACACTCGCCTTCCAGCGGGAGTTAGTAGATGAAGGTCGACTCATCTATGAGACGGAAGCCGGAAACGTCCTCTTTGATCATCTGAACGAACGCTTTCAGTCATTACAAACCATGACAGATGAGGCTCATACACGGATGGATGCGATTGTCAACACCGGGCGATTGGAAGCCTTGGATCAGCTCAGCGATGCTGCTTCTGTGATGGCTGGAGATATGCGATTGGTAGACGAGGAAATTAAGCGCACAAAAGTAGCATTCGGCGACATTCAGAAGACGTGGGAAGATATCATCCATCGAGACGATGAAGGTCTCGTCCTAACCGCACAACGTCTAGAGCGGCAATTAGCGCTAGAGAGCAGCCGCAATGAAGACGATGAGAGTGCTGCAACCGCAAGCGAAGAAAGACCAACATCCTCACTGAGCGAAGCTTCTGGAAACACCGTCAACAGTACTTGTTCTAGCTGCACATCCCAAGAGTCCATGAAGTTGAGGTTGCAGGAGCTCAATAGAGAACGGCGAGCGCTTGCGATTCGGATGGGACAAAGGCTCAGCGGAAGATACACGGCTCACTCACGAGGAACAACGACAATAGGCGTCATAGGCACCACTTTGGCTGCTGGTCAGCTCATTGCAGCATTAGCCTGCGTGGTGATGTGA
- a CDS encoding Trichoplein multi-domain protein — protein sequence MIANRGSRVDSPHREELRLPNLKPDDIIIAVMGITGCGKTTFVNLFAEEKLEVGHGLDSCTTAVQVATYKAEDGTNIYLVDTPGFDDTYRSDSEILREVAIWLSKAHMSNVKLAGIIYLQRISDFRVGGSGIKNLKMFQKLCGEETLASVVLATTMWDQAGEQAAKEREKQLKSEPQLWKRMIDHGSKVYRHDKGKESALKIINYLRGRKRPVTLDIQREMVDQGKDLVDTGAGGELASTVEHLIKHYEKKLKDLEREVKEAREKQSKEDKEIRELERKEYQEKLTKQYQEMASLRLSSEQMIEETRKRFEEYEKRQQESLKLAHEAHALDLEKQRIVVQKQLKERYLRQMANQPCVMM from the exons ATGATAGCGAATAGAGGAAGTAGGGTGGACAGCCCTCATCGCGAGGAGCTGCGTCTCCCAAATTTGAA GCCCGACGACATCATAATCGCCGTGATGGGTATCACTGGGTGCGGAAAGACAACATTTGTCAATCTATTTGCAGAGGAAAAACTTGAGGTTGGACATGGCTTAGATTCAT GCACAACAGCAGTACAGGTAGCGACTTACAAGGCCGAAGATGGCACCAATATATACCTGGTTGATACACCAGGCTTCGACGATACGTACCGGTCTGATTCTGAAATCCTACGAGAGGTTGCCATTTGGCTTAGTAAAGCGCACATGTCGAACGTGAAGCTCGCGGGTATAATCTACCTCCAGAGGATATCTGACTTTCGAGTGGGTGGCAGCGGCATCAAGAACCTCAAAATGTTTCAGAAATTATGCGGCGAGGAAACTCTCGCCAGCGTAGTCCTAGCGACGACCATGTGGGACCAAGCAGGCGAGCAAGCAGCGAAGGAGAGGGAAAAGCAACTGAAAAGTGAACCTCAGCTTTGGAAGAGGATGATAGATCACGGCAGTAAAGTTTATCGCCACGACAAGGGCAAAGAATCAGCGCTCAAAATCATCAATTATCTTAGAGGCAGGAAGCGGCCAGTCACACTCGATATCCAACGCGAAATGGTCGACCAGGGAAAAGATCTGGTTGACACAGGCGCAGGCGGAGAGCTAGCCTCGACAGTGGAACACCTTATCAAGCATTACGAGAAAAAGCTGAAAGACTTGGAAAGGGAGGTAAAAGAAGCGCGAGAGAAGCAAAGCAAAGAGGATAAAGAGATCCGCGAACTGGAAAGAAAGGAATATCAAGAGAAGCTCACTAAGCAGTATCAGGAGATGGCCAGTCTCCGACTCAGCTCCGAGCAGATGATCGAGGAGACGAGGAAACGTTTTGAAGAGTACGAGAAGAGGCAGCAGGAAAGCTTGAAACTTGCACACGAGGCTCATGCATTGGATTTGGAGAAGCAGAGGATAGTGGTGCAGAAACAGTTGAAGGAAAGGTATCTTCGGCAAATGGCTAATCAGCCATGCGTGATGATGTAG
- a CDS encoding SdaC, Amino acid permease has product MSESQKLLHEHPSDSDSEPEHEQKTSPRNLSPSSKSSRTASESPVPPDSRPNGGIKRQSSFAQPRPDGAPRTPNRVRFEEPRRSINGNGNNAGDWLELEGDNYLDDPDGHERVQRLPLLTGIEAPSVTVANESFNPEDHLENARPRSGMRSAFMNMANSIIGAGIIGQPYAIRNAGLITGTALLIGLTIVVDWTIRLIVINSKLSGTDSFQATVQHCFGKSGLIAISLAQWLFAFGGMVAFCVIVGDTIPRVLNSFFPSLDDMPFLWLLANRRAVMILLILGISFPLSLYRDISKLAKASGLALVSMIVIIITVVTQAFRVPPESKGQLRGSLVINSGIFEAIGVISFAFVCHHNSLLIYGSLRKPTIDRFSRVTHYSTSISLVACLVMALSGYLTFGDKTLGNVLNNFPDDNLMVNIARLFFGLNMLTTLPLEAFVCREVMNNYWFPDEPYNPNRHLIFTTSLVVTALTLSLLTCDLGVVFELFGATSACALAFILPPLCYIKLSQKSSKTYLAGGVVAFGCTVMVISIIKTTSKTMMGNNESAKCG; this is encoded by the exons ATGAGCGAAAGCCAGAAGCTCCTGCATGAGCATCCTTCAGACAGCGACTCGGAACCTGAACACGAACAGAAGACGAGTCCACGGAACCTGTCGCCATCTTCTAAATCATCGCGCACTGCTTCCGAATCTCCAGTACCCCCGGATTCACGTCCAAATGGTGGCATCAAGCGCCAATCGTCGTTTGCACAGCCGCGGCCTGATGGCGCACCGAGGACGCCGAATCGAGTGCGCTTCGAAGAGCCGAGGAGATCCATAAATGGAAATGGGAATAATGCTGGCGACTGGTTGGAGCTGGAAGGCGACAACTACCTGGATGACCCGGACGGCCATGAAAGAGTGCAAAGACTGCCGTTGCTTACCGGCATTGAGGCGCCCAGTGTTACGGTTGCGAATGAGTCGTTCAATCCAGAAGACCATTTGGAGAACGCGCGGCCACGCAGCGGTATGCGAAGCGCTTTCATGAATATGGCAAACAGCATCAT AGGCGCAGGTATCATTGGTCAGCCATATGCAATTCGTAACGCAGGGCTCATAACAGGCACCGCGCTTCTCATCGGCCTCACCATCGTGGTAGACTGGACAATACGGCTCATTGTCATAAACTCGAAGCTCAGCGGAACAGATTCGTTCCAGGCCACGGTACAACACTGCTTTGGGAAGTCGGGACTGATAGCAATATCTTTGGCCCAATGGCTATT TGCCTTTGGTGGCATGGTGGCCTTTTGTGTTATTGTCGGCGACACCATACCAAGAGTTCTGAACTCATTCTTCCCCTCGTTGGATGACATGCCCTTTCTTTGGCTCCTCGCTAACAGAAGGGCTGTGATGATATTGCTTATTCTCGGCATATCCTTTCCCTTGTCACTCTACCGTGACATTTCCAAA CTCGCCAAAGCCAGTGGCCTGGCACTTGTCAGTATgatcgtcatcatcatcacaGTCGTGACCCAAGCATTCCGCGTACCCCCAGAATCGAAAGGCCAACTCCGTGGCTCGCTCGTTATAAACTCCGGCATATTCGAAGCCATAGGCGTAATATCCTTTGCTTTCGTCTGCCATCACAACAGCCTGCTCATCTACGGCTCGCTGCGCAAACCCACCATCGACCGCTTCTCGCGCGTAACACATTACAGCACCAGCATCTCGCTGGTCGCATGTCTCGTCATGGCTCTCTCAGGTTACTTGACCTTTGGAGACAAGACGCTAGGCAATGTGCTTAACAACTTCCCAGATGACAATCTCATGGTCAACATTGCACGCCTCTTCTTCGGCCTCAACATGCTCACCACCCTCCCCCTTGAAGCCTTTGTGTGTCGAGAAGTAATGAACAACTACTGGTTCCCTGATGAACCTTACAACCCCAACCGCCATCTCATCTTCACCACCTCGCTCGTCGTCACCGCGCTTACCCTATCCCTCCTCACCTGCGATCTCGGTGTCGTCTTCGAACTTTTCGGCGCTACTTCTGCGTGCGCATTGGCGTTCATCCTGCCGCCTCTTTGTTATATCAAACTGAGCCAGAAGAGCAGCAAGACGTATCTTGCAGGCGGAGTTGTGGCGTTTGGATGCACGGTCATGGTCATCAGCATCATCAAAACTACGAGCAAGACGATGATGGGGAACAATGAGAGCGCCAAATGTGGTTGA
- a CDS encoding GlcD, FAD/FMN-containing dehydrogenase — protein MANYILPLIAAVALTPFTQADYCCTALSLSSLSPHILYPNSTAYTAREATYFDIKQQLLTPSCILQPKTAQQVSLAIKTLTTASRLKSCPFAIRSAGHTPYAGASNIQDGVTIDLKYLSDVIYDTASRVVSIGPAANWGDVFKTLEPYGVMTTGGRASSVGVGGLVLGGGISYFSPEHGLVCDNVVEFEVVLSDGSIVVANKTVDADLFTVLRGGNNNFGIVTGIKMSTFPYQGLWGGLVLYPGEKEKVQQHFEALVRFSENMGNEPKGAVIVMPVYMNAVGKEQVLNAYDYAEPVPRPEIYSEFLAIQGNVSDTTGIRNMSSLAGELGASTTHRIYFGTLTFANDIRVITKAHEIFLDVLSSLKAKAAGDWSIYTLFQPLPPAYWKDTAAKGGNVLGLERFGKQALCLYQPYLMWQGAVQDALFQAAGAELVRRIREYAESLEAANPYLYLNYADITQDPLASYGAEAVEKMRAAAKKYDPSGVFQELVPGGFKISHVQ, from the exons ATGGCGAATTATATTCTACCCCTCATAGCAGCCGTAGCACTCACCCCCTTCACCCAAGCAGACTACTGC TGTACAGCTCTCTCCCTAAGCTCCCTCTCCCCCCACATCCTCTACCCAAACAGCACCGCCTACACCGCCCGAGAAGCCACCTACTTCGACATAAAACAACAACTCCTCACCCCCTCCTGCATCCTGCAGCCCAAAACCGCGCAACAAGTCTCCCTAGCCATCAAAACCCTCACAACAGCAAGTCGCCTCAAATCCTGTCCCTTCGCCATCCGCAGCGCAGGCCACACGCCCTACGCCGGCGCCTCGAATATTCAAGATGGTGTGACAATCGACCTGAAATACCTCAGCGACGTCATCTATGACACCGCCTCCCGCGTCGTTAGTATCGGGCCCGCGGCCAACTGGGGTGATGTATTCAAAACTCTGGAGCCGTATGGTGTCATGACAACAGGTGGACGCGCATCCTCCGTCGGCGTAGGCGGTTTGGTGCTAGGGGGCGGTATATCGTATTTCTCGCCCGAGCACGGGCTCGTTTGCGACAACGTGGTTGAGTTTGAAGTTGTGCTTTCCGACGGTTCCATTGTCGTGGCGAACAAAACCGTTGACGCTGACCTCTTCACCGTATTGAGAGGCGGAAACAACAATTTCGGTATCGTGACGGGGATTAAAATGAGCACGTTTCCCTACCAGGGCCTGTGGGGTGGACTAGTCTTGTACCCCGGTGAGAAGGAAAAGGTTCAACAACATTTTGAAGCGCTGGTCAGGTTCTCGGAAAACATGGGAAATGAACCAAAGGGCGCGGTTATTGTGATGCCGGTTTATATGAATGCGGTTGGGAAAGAGCAGGTGCTTAATGCGTATGATTATGCGGAGCCGGTACCGAGACCGGAGATTTACAGCGAATTTCTTGCGATTCAGGGAAATGTTTCTGATACGACGGGGATTAGAAATATGTCGTCGCTGGCGGGCGAGCTGGGGGCTTCGACTACGCATAG GATCTATTTTGGAACATTGACTTTTGCCAATGACATAAGAGTCATAACCAAAGCCCATGAGATCTTCTTGGACGTGCTGTCCAGTCTCAAGGCCAAGGCGGCGGGTGATTGGTCCATTTATACGCTTTTCCAACCCCTTCCTCCCGCGTACTGGAAAGATACCGCGGCAAAGGGTGGTAATGTCCTGGGTTTAGAGCGCTTTGGCAAACAGGCACTGTGTC TGTACCAGCCCTATCTCATGTGGCAAGGAGCGGTCCAAGATGCGCTCTTTCAAGCTGCCGGTGCCGAGCTTGTCAGAAGAATCAGAGAGTATGCTGAGAGTCTCGAAGCTGCTAACCCGTATCTTTACCTGAACTACGCGGATATAACGCAGGACCCGCTCGCAAGTTACGGTGCTGAGGCTGTGGAGAAGATGAGAGCTGCAGCGAAAAAGTATGATCCCTCGGGCGTTTTCCAGGAACTCGTTCCAGGTGGCTTCAAAATCTCTCATGTACAGTAG
- a CDS encoding IbpA, Molecular chaperone (small heat shock protein): protein MAFVLTPRFAPAYQVPQYNPYGFCAPASRSPYAYRVSRPQARRSQYFLSQVDELLNEIDREAKRQAQLEAQREAELAARLEAQREAQRQLELQRQQELERRRALRAEFDVNQNEKGWQINGHFHGFDQENINVEMIDERTLKVAGNTLWQSEKAQPEPQQPQIEAAPATEEKPNEHEAADATETDTTTAGAATPDSDTASHKSYQPTVEDDFEDLGDDATSSVSSSTPAEPREPKGKEKAVEEPATTETALATQPQTEVPAQQSQEQPQQEKRVHGSFERTFRFPERIDVANVSASFKDGVLSITAPRAQVPQLRRITIS from the coding sequence ATGGCTTTTGTTCTCACACCCCGCTTCGCACCCGCCTATCAGGTGCCGCAGTACAACCCCTATGGCTTCTGTGCTCCGGCATCACGGTCTCCATACGCTTATCGTGTCTCTCGTCCTCAGGCTCGCCGCTCTCAGTACTTCCTCAGCCAAGTCGATGAGCTACTGAACGAAATCGACCGCGAAGCAAAGCGCCAAGCACAACTTGAAGCTCAGCGTGAGGCAGAGCTTGCAGCACGGCTCGAAGCTCAGCGTGAGGCACAACGTCAGCTCGAACTCCAGCGTCAACAAGAGCTTGAACGGAGGCGTGCACTCCGCGCTGAATTCGATGTCAACCAGAACGAGAAGGGATGGCAGATCAATGGTCACTTCCACGGTTTCGACCAGGAGAACATCAACGTCGAGATGATTGACGAACGCACACTGAAGGTCGCTGGCAACACTCTGTGGCAGTCTGAGAAGGCGCAGCCGGAGCCGCAGCAACCTCAAATCGAAGCTGCACCCGCTACTGAGGAGAAACCCAACGAGCATGAGGCCGCGGACGCCACAGAGACTGACACTACAACTGCCGGCGCTGCCACTCCAGATAGCGATACCGCATCGCACAAGTCATACCAGCCAACTGTGGAGGACGACTTCGAAGACCTCGGCGATGACGCCACATCATCTGTATCATCATCGACTCCTGCCGAACCCAGGGAGCCCAAGGGCAAGGAGAAGGCTGTTGAGGAGCCTGCTACTACCGAAACAGCTCTTGCCACTCAACCCCAGACCGAGGTACCAGCTCAGCAGTCACAAGAACAGCCTCAGCAAGAAAAGCGCGTGCACGGATCTTTCGAGCGCACCTTCCGCTTTCCAGAGCGCATCGACGTCGCGAACGTGAGCGCTAGCTTCAAGGATGGTGTGCTCAGCATCACTGCTCCAAGGGCACAGGTACCACAGTTGAGGAGGATCACTATCTCGTAG
- a CDS encoding Smc, Chromosome segregation ATPase has product MGLTGAGKSTFISQLTHQEAEVGHSLNSCTADVIPYEYRLPNGKVIHLIDTPGFDDTSTDYAGVFKKIAAFLCIVCDGPRKAFTIGGLIYVHRITDVRMSGSSLKSLRIFEKICGEQCFQHVTIVTTMWDQLQSPESNEAATIREKTLRERPEFFGALVGAGAMMERHSNEQSARNIVEQLENKQRDISLQLQQEMKRSVTTKLEESTAGQYLEGELENVRKRYEMQKKELEESAEEFQDDEDLRSEFSEQVRECAAVVERLEAEKGSLSVTLEDIHNEQAAFYARKYDSMMRDSISDAPSARMLHELQQKVYTLEKENRERLKERRAQEEELEELEDRTKKLEAAKKALEDQRQRDKSKGWRVPQQEHYMKMLAYFGSAPKHVREAFRRTESMPLDTKTSKKSVTKLTRRRSQSRNRQSNRMHSKHVTFLEEQDIQPFDTYHHSESPSPYCEEYDQPYLPMYDAGGLENPRYATYPAQRPTPTYTPVTPGFPSGQVHPLPGPVTVDPSGLKRNPVQCVSSLSRKYDDPARASSWQPSLQSGSYHDSQYDVVISRSRNYTR; this is encoded by the exons ATGGGGCTTACGGGGGCCGGTAAAAGCACATTCATCTCACAACTCACTCATCAAGAGGCCGAGGTCGGACATTCGCTGAACTCTT GTACTGCGGATGTCATACCCTACGAGTACCGGTTACCTAATGGGAAAGTGATCCATCTCATCGACACACCGGGCTTTGACGATACTAGCACAGACTATGCCGGTGTGTTCAAGAAAATTGCTGCATTTCTCTGCATCGTCTGCGATGGCCCTCGGAAAGCCTTCACCATAGGCGGATTGATATACGTCCACCGGATAACTGACGTGCGAATGTCAGGATCTTCACTAAAAAGCCTGCGTATTTTCGAAAAGATCTGTGGTGAACAGTGCTTCCAGCATGTCACAATTGTTACGACTATGTGGGATCAGCTCCAGTCTCCAGAATCAAATGAAGCTGCGACGATACGTGAGAAGACGTTGAGGGAAAGGCCTGAGTTCTTCGGCGCTTTAGTGGGAGCTGGTGCCATGATGGAGAGGCACTCTAATGAACAAAGCGCCCGTAACATTGTTGAACAGCTTGAAAACAAGCAAAGAGACATATCTTTGCAGCTACAACAAGAAATGAAGCGCAGCGTGACCACCAAACTGGAGGAATCCACAGCAGGGCAGTACTTGGAAGGTGAATTGGAAAACGTCCGAAAGAGATATGAGATGCAGAAGAAAGAGTTAGAAGAGAGCGCAGAAGAGTTCCAAGATGATGAAGATCTCAGGAGCGAATTTTCAGAGCAGGTCAGAGAATGCGCAGCCGTTGTAGAGAGACTGGAGGCCGAGAAGGGTAGCCTTTCGGTTACTCTTGAAGACATACACAACGAACAAGCAGCATTCTATGCAAGAAAGTATGATAGTATGATGAGAGACAGTATCTCAGATGCGCCGTCAGCGCGCATGTTACACGAGCTCCAGCAAAAGGTCTATACCCTAGAAAAGGAGAACCGGGAACGCCTCAAGGAAAGACGTGCGCAGGAGGAGGAACTAGAGGAATTGGAAGACCGTACCAAGAAGCTTGAAGCAGCCAAGAAAGCCCTTGAAGATCAGAGACAACGCGACAAGTCGAAAGGATGGAGAGTCCCTCAACAGGAACATTACATGAAAATGCTTGCTTATTTCGGATCTGCACCAAAACATGTGCGGGAAGCCTTCCGTCGTACAGAGTCAATGCCACTGGATACAAAGACATCTAAAAAGTCTGTTACAAAGCTCACAAGGAGACGAAGTCAATCGAGAAATCGGCAAAGCAACAGGATGCACTCAAAACATGTCACTTTTCTCGAAGAGCAAGACATACAGCCCTTCGATACTTATCATCATTCTGAAAGTCCCAGTCCGTACTGTGAGGAGTACGATCAACCCTATCTGCCTATGTATGACGCAGGTGGACTTGAGAACCCACGATATGCGACATATCCGGCACAAAGACCAACACCAACTTATACGCCTGTAACACCTGGCTTTCCAAGTGGGCAGGTCCACCCACTGCCCGGTCCAGTCACTGTGGATCCTTCTGGGCTGAAACGGAATCCAGTTCAGTGTGTTAGCTCCCTCTCACGAAAATACGACGATCCAGCACGTGCATCTAGCTGGCAACCTTCCCTTCAATCTGGTTCATATCATGACAGCCAGTACGATGTAGTGATCTCGCGCAGTCGGAACTACACAAGATAG